Proteins encoded within one genomic window of Streptomyces sp. NBC_01314:
- a CDS encoding Crp/Fnr family transcriptional regulator, with amino-acid sequence MNSAPTMAAALPTEYRERLMRIASEASFETGTRLFEEGRRADRFWIVRTGVVALDLHVPGRRAAVIESLGHGELVGCSWHFAPYAWQLGAEALHPVRAWEYDAVAVRAMCAEDPEFGRAIAVWVGRVIAHRLHAARTRLLDVYAPYGSGSPS; translated from the coding sequence ATGAACTCTGCCCCGACCATGGCCGCGGCCCTTCCCACCGAGTACCGGGAGCGGCTCATGCGGATCGCTTCTGAGGCCTCCTTCGAAACGGGCACCCGTCTCTTCGAGGAGGGCAGGCGCGCCGACCGGTTCTGGATCGTTCGGACCGGTGTCGTCGCCCTGGACCTGCACGTGCCGGGCCGCCGGGCGGCCGTCATCGAGTCGCTGGGACACGGCGAACTGGTCGGCTGCTCCTGGCACTTCGCGCCCTATGCGTGGCAGCTGGGCGCTGAGGCCCTGCATCCGGTACGGGCCTGGGAATACGACGCGGTGGCGGTCCGTGCGATGTGCGCGGAGGACCCCGAGTTCGGCCGGGCGATCGCGGTCTGGGTCGGCCGCGTGATCGCCCACCGGCTGCACGCGGCCCGCACCCGGCTCCTCGACGTGTACGCCCCCTACGGCAGCGGCAGCCCGTCATGA
- a CDS encoding MBL fold metallo-hydrolase RNA specificity domain-containing protein, translating into MVVTHAHLDHCGYLPRLIRHGFRGRIVTTENTARLMEIVLRDSAKLQTEAARHANDHGWSKHRPARPLYDDSDVDRTMKLVDAVPTGTTTDLATGTTLTLHPAGHILGSAWARLTLEDGHTLAVSGDLGRPGHPLLRPPEPFSGADVLLLESTYGDRRHEEQAGRTHFADVLTRTLARGGSVVIPAFALDRTEVVLHELAELRREGRLPAAVPVYVDSPMALAALDVYRDAVLGRAPELRPEVTAAGTAALNPEPFLAVRSVEESVDISRTGGPAVIVSASGMATGGRVLHHLRRLLPDPRNAVVVVGFAARGTRARDLVDGAKVLKMFGEYVPVRAMVADVPHFSAHADAAQIIEWLRGAPAPTTTYLVHGEPDAAAALRDRVDRTLGWTAVVPRSGEHVLVR; encoded by the coding sequence GTGGTGGTCACCCACGCCCACCTCGACCACTGCGGATACCTGCCCCGGCTGATCCGTCACGGGTTCCGGGGCAGGATCGTGACCACCGAGAACACCGCCCGGCTCATGGAGATCGTGCTGCGGGACAGTGCCAAGCTGCAGACCGAGGCCGCCCGGCACGCCAACGACCACGGCTGGTCCAAGCACCGGCCCGCGCGGCCGCTGTACGACGACTCCGACGTCGACCGCACCATGAAGCTGGTGGACGCCGTGCCGACCGGCACCACGACCGACCTGGCCACCGGCACCACGCTCACCCTGCACCCGGCCGGCCACATCCTCGGGTCGGCCTGGGCACGGCTCACCCTGGAGGACGGGCACACGCTGGCCGTCAGCGGTGACCTCGGCCGCCCCGGGCACCCGCTCCTGCGCCCGCCCGAGCCGTTCTCCGGGGCGGACGTGCTGCTGTTGGAGTCGACGTACGGCGACCGGCGCCACGAGGAACAGGCCGGGCGGACCCATTTCGCGGACGTGCTGACCCGTACGCTCGCGCGCGGTGGCAGTGTCGTCATCCCGGCCTTCGCGCTCGACCGCACCGAGGTCGTTCTGCACGAGCTCGCCGAACTCCGCCGTGAGGGCCGCCTCCCGGCCGCGGTGCCGGTGTACGTCGACAGCCCGATGGCGCTGGCCGCCCTCGACGTCTACCGGGACGCCGTTCTCGGCCGGGCACCCGAACTGCGCCCCGAGGTCACGGCGGCGGGCACGGCCGCGCTGAACCCCGAACCGTTCCTCGCCGTACGGTCCGTCGAGGAGTCCGTCGACATCAGCCGCACGGGCGGACCCGCCGTCATCGTCTCGGCGTCCGGCATGGCCACCGGGGGCCGCGTCCTGCACCACCTGCGGCGTTTGCTGCCCGACCCGCGCAACGCCGTCGTCGTCGTGGGCTTCGCGGCGCGGGGGACCCGGGCCCGCGATCTCGTCGACGGTGCCAAGGTGCTCAAGATGTTCGGCGAGTACGTCCCCGTGCGCGCCATGGTCGCCGACGTACCGCACTTCTCGGCCCACGCCGACGCCGCCCAGATCATCGAATGGCTGCGCGGTGCCCCCGCCCCGACCACCACCTACCTGGTGCACGGCGAGCCCGATGCGGCGGCCGCCCTGCGCGACCGCGTCGACCGGACGCTGGGCTGGACTGCCGTCGTACCGCGCTCGGGCGAACATGTGCTCGTCCGGTAA
- a CDS encoding universal stress protein has product MELPLVVGVDGSDASLPAVDWAVDEAARRGVPLRLVHASLWERYEGATPWTGVEQPFERALAEHIVASAAERAAQRNPEVKVFTSIVAEEATDALLREGNNASALVTGSRGHGELKGLLLGSVGLAVAARAHCPVIVVRGDKAALAGTHERILLAAGDPATSGEAVRFAFREAEARACTLDVVRAWRCPAYDISESPQTVVEDLERHHEERASALLDAVLHDAMADHPGVRVRRATVEGPARKVLLSRSAAADLVIIGARRRQGHFGLQLGLVSHALLHHADCPVAVVPQPA; this is encoded by the coding sequence ATGGAGCTTCCTCTGGTCGTAGGTGTCGACGGATCGGATGCGAGCCTTCCGGCGGTCGACTGGGCGGTGGACGAGGCAGCCCGGCGCGGTGTTCCGCTGCGGCTGGTGCACGCCTCCCTCTGGGAGCGCTACGAGGGTGCCACGCCCTGGACCGGCGTCGAGCAGCCGTTCGAGCGGGCGCTGGCGGAACACATCGTCGCCTCCGCGGCCGAGCGTGCCGCACAACGCAACCCGGAGGTGAAGGTCTTCACCTCGATCGTCGCCGAGGAAGCAACCGACGCCCTCCTGCGCGAAGGCAACAACGCCTCCGCCCTGGTCACGGGATCGCGTGGCCACGGTGAGCTGAAGGGGCTGCTCCTGGGCTCGGTCGGCCTGGCCGTGGCGGCCCGCGCGCACTGCCCGGTGATCGTGGTCCGCGGTGACAAGGCGGCCCTGGCCGGCACCCACGAGCGGATCCTGCTCGCCGCCGGGGACCCGGCCACGAGCGGCGAGGCCGTACGGTTCGCCTTCCGCGAGGCCGAGGCACGCGCGTGCACCCTCGATGTCGTACGCGCCTGGCGCTGCCCCGCGTACGACATCTCCGAGAGTCCTCAGACCGTGGTCGAGGACCTGGAGCGCCACCACGAGGAGCGGGCCTCCGCCCTGCTCGACGCGGTGCTCCACGACGCGATGGCCGACCACCCGGGTGTCCGGGTGCGCCGCGCGACGGTCGAGGGACCGGCCCGCAAGGTGCTCCTGAGCCGCTCGGCCGCCGCCGACCTCGTGATCATCGGGGCGCGGCGCAGGCAGGGCCACTTCGGCCTCCAGCTCGGCCTGGTGAGCCATGCGCTGCTGCATCACGCGGACTGCCCGGTGGCGGTCGTCCCGCAGCCGGCGTGA
- a CDS encoding HAD family hydrolase gives MTVQSRTELVPALRDVRAVVLDTDGVITDSARVHAAAWRTAFDAFLRAHPPEDPRARRPFDVRDDYLRYVDGKSRLDGAAAFLASRGLDDSADTVRAVAADKERLFTERLRQHGVDAYPGTVRLVRSLRRAGVPVAAASASRHAGELLTRAGVLDLFDALVDGGEAARLGLAGKPEPDLFLEAVRRLGVPAGHAAVVEDALAGVEAGRRGAFAVVVGVDRAAGADTAARLLRHGADIVVRDLGELLVGGVPQ, from the coding sequence GTGACCGTGCAGTCCCGCACCGAGCTCGTCCCCGCGCTGCGGGACGTCCGGGCCGTCGTCCTCGACACCGACGGGGTGATCACCGACTCGGCCCGGGTGCACGCCGCCGCGTGGCGGACCGCATTCGACGCCTTCCTGCGCGCACACCCGCCCGAAGATCCCCGCGCGCGGCGCCCGTTCGACGTACGCGACGACTATCTGCGGTACGTGGACGGGAAGTCCCGCCTCGACGGCGCCGCCGCCTTCCTCGCCTCGCGCGGCCTCGACGACTCGGCGGACACGGTGCGTGCCGTGGCCGCCGACAAGGAGCGGCTGTTCACCGAGCGGCTGCGACAGCACGGCGTGGACGCGTATCCGGGGACGGTACGGCTGGTGCGTTCCCTGCGCCGGGCGGGGGTGCCCGTGGCCGCGGCGTCGGCGTCCCGGCACGCGGGTGAACTCCTCACCCGGGCCGGGGTGTTGGACCTCTTCGACGCTCTGGTCGACGGTGGCGAGGCGGCCAGGCTGGGGCTGGCGGGCAAGCCGGAGCCGGACCTCTTCCTGGAGGCGGTGCGCCGGCTCGGCGTCCCCGCCGGGCACGCCGCCGTCGTGGAGGACGCGCTGGCCGGTGTCGAGGCGGGCCGGCGCGGTGCGTTCGCCGTCGTCGTCGGTGTGGACCGGGCCGCCGGTGCGGACACCGCGGCGAGGCTGCTGCGGCACGGCGCCGACATCGTCGTACGAGACCTGGGAGAGCTGCTCGTGGGAGGGGTACCGCAGTGA